The proteins below are encoded in one region of Hordeum vulgare subsp. vulgare chromosome 3H, MorexV3_pseudomolecules_assembly, whole genome shotgun sequence:
- the LOC123439583 gene encoding aspartyl protease family protein At5g10770-like: MCVPRSIAAMKITKTLALCTFYFYAASFTNHFAVSLDMDCGNVWRTGNLDQPNSPSTSTIRLTILHREHPCAPASKRPVRRSPSALQEYHTRVRRLANRLSSCPADEATASGLIFANGVPWDYYSYVTQVQLGTPAKTHNVLVDTASSLSWVGCEPCINACLIPTFNPNASSTYKVVGCGSALCNAVPSATMARKSCMAPTEGCSYRQSYHDYSLSVGVVSSDTLTYGLGSQKFIFGCCNLFRGVGGRYSGILGMSVNKFSLFSQMTVGHRYRAMSYCFPHPRNQGFLQFGRYDEHKSLLRFTPLYIDGNNYFVHVSNVMVETMSLDVQSSGNQTMRCFFDTGTPYTMLPQSLFVSLSDTVGNLVEGYYRVGASTGQTCFQADGNWIEGDLYMPTVKIEFQNGARITLNSEDLMFMEEPNVFCLAFKMNDGGDIVLGSRHLMGVHTVVDLEMMTMGLRGQGCN; this comes from the exons ATGTGTGTCCCAAGAAGCATCGCAGCCATGAAGATAACGAAGACACTTGCCCTCTGCACATTCTATTTCTACGCTGCCTCATTTACGAACCATTTTGCCGTCTCCTTGGACATGGACTGCGGCAATGTGTGGAGGACAG GTAACTTGGACCAACCCAACAGCCCGAGCACGTCGACGATTCGTCTTACGATTCTCCACCGGGAGCACCCGTGCGCCCCTGCCTCCAAGCGGCCGGTGCGCCGCTCTCCTTCAGCGCTCCAGGAGTACCACACCCGCGTCCGCCGCCTGGCCAACCGGCTATCCAGCTGCCCTGCAGACGAGGCCACTGCCTCCGGTCTGATCTTCGCCAACGGTGTTCCCTGGGACTACTACAGCTACGTGACCCAGGTCCAGCTCGGGACGCCGGCCAAGACTCACAACGTCTTGGTCGATACGGCATCTTCCTTGTCTTGGGTTGGATGTGAGCCCTGCATCAACGCATGCCTCATTCCAACCTTCAACCCCAACGCGTCCTCCACGTACAAGGTGGTAGGGTGCGGCTCGGCGCTGTGCAACGCAGTCCCTTCAGCCACCATGGCTCGCAAAAGCTGCATGGCGCCAACTGAGGGGTGCTCATACCGCCAGTCCTACCATGATTATTCCTTGTCAGTAGGGGTGGTGAGCAGTGATACTCTCACGTATGGGTTGGGCAGCCAAAAGTTCATCTTTGGTTGCTGCAACTTGTTCCGTGGCGTTGGAGGCCGGTACTCAGGGATACTTGGCATGTCGGTGAACAAGTTCTCTCTCTTCTCCCAGATGACTGTTGGCCACCGTTACAGAGCCATGTCCTACTGCTTCCCTCATCCCCGCAACCAGGGGTTCTTGCAGTTCGGGCGGTATGATGAACACAAAAGCTTGTTGAGGTTCACACCGCTGTACATCGACGGGAACAACTACTTCGTCCACGTGTCAAACGTCATGGTCGAAACAATGAGCCTCGACGTCCAGTCAAGTGGGAACCAGACAATGAGGTGCTTCTTCGACACCGGGACGCCGTACACTATGTTACCCCAAAGCTTGTTTGTCAGCCTCAGTGACACGGTGGGTAACTTGGTCGAAGGGTATTATCGAGTCGGAGCATCGACCGGGCAGACCTGCTTCCAGGCTGATGGTAACTGGATAGAGGGGGATCTCTACATGCCGACGGTGAAGATTGAGTTCCAAAACGGTGCTAGGATCACCTTAAACTCAGAGGATTTGATGTTCATGGAGGAACCCAACGTGTTTTGCCTAGCGTTCAAAATGAATGATGGTGGCGACATCGTCCTCGGAAGCAGGCACCTCATGGGAGTCCACACGGTGGTTGACCTAGAGATGATGACGATGGGCCTCCGAGGTCAGGGATGCAACTAG